DNA sequence from the Hoylesella buccalis ATCC 35310 genome:
CTATGTTCAAACAAATTAAAGACGATATAATAAATGCTAAACCAACTAATAATTATTCAAACTCATACACACCAATAATATATGTAAATGTTGGAAATCAGAATTTGTGTCTTAATGGAATAAATAATCAGTGTTGGATAAAACAGAGTGATAGAAAATATCACCCTTCTATTCTTAGTAATAAGACAGTGTATCTTCTAAAATGGAAATCTTTCTATTACAATTATTTGCCATATGATATTTTACAATTAGATAAGGGGATACGGCAATTTGGTATTCCTTCTGATTATAAAAAAGATCAGATAAATAAAATAATTAAAAAGAAAGAAATGTCTAAAGTCTTAGTAAGGGTAAAATAATAAAGGCTGTGATCGCAAATCATCCTCTTTTATTCTATAAAAATCAATAGAAATGTAGCCTATCATACAGTTTTCCCACATTTTTATACTTCTCAAACGCATTTTTTCCTTTGATTATTCCGTGTTTCGAGATAAAAACGCTATATTTACGGTGTAAAATATGATACCAATATCAAAAATAACACTCTAATATGATATTTGAACGTAAGAAATACTTGGATGAACTTATCGCAGGACGTGGAAACGGTCTTGTGAAGATTATAACAGGTGTCAGACGATGTGGAAAGTCTTTCCTGCTGTTTGAGATCTGGCATAACTGGCTGTTGGAACATGGGGTGACTGATAATCACATCATCGAAATACAACTTGACGATTTCCGAAACAAACGGTTGAGAAAGCCTGATGCCCTACTCGACTATATAGATTCAAAGGTTGTGGATGATGGCAATCCTTATTATATATCCGTTGGCGGAATTAATTTAGTGCATATTCAATTCTGCCAATGGGCTTGTTGTTAATGAAGTTTACATATTGCAGAAAGGTATATTTTACATCTTTCACATAATGGAGGTCAGCTACACTTGCTTTTGACAGATCGTAGGAATGGATAACTCCGCTTAACCCACAGAGGGCGTGTAACTTTTTACGCATATTTATCAACTTAAATAAATTCCGCCAACGGGTTTGATTATGAAGAAATGTACAACTGTGTTAATTTTAGCATGCGTATACTTTTTATCCACACATGCACAACACTCTTGTAAAGATTGTATATATGATCTTTATAAAGTGTTAGCAACATGCCAGTTAAAACACATAGATATAGGGAACAACACTTATTCTGTCAAGTCGCTCTATCAAGACAAAAGTGATAGTATTATTTTTGCAGCAATCACCAAGGCTCATGTTTTCAGTTACGGTAACCCGTTAGATTCCGTTGTAGAACTTGATTTGGGTG
Encoded proteins:
- a CDS encoding AAA family ATPase, translating into MIFERKKYLDELIAGRGNGLVKIITGVRRCGKSFLLFEIWHNWLLEHGVTDNHIIEIQLDDFRNKRLRKPDALLDYIDSKVVDDGNPYYISVGGINLVHIQFCQWACC